The following DNA comes from Salvia splendens isolate huo1 chromosome 17, SspV2, whole genome shotgun sequence.
attgctgcagtacatttctagAGCGTCGTGTGACTGGGACGGCCAATAGCGTCGAAGCCTTCTTGGAAGTattcttcccgggctgccaatgtatttgcgatatgcaTAAATagtcgtttccgcatgcggaaacgacgacagaagtaggtctctccccataTTGGGTTCTCACAGAAGTAATCGCCTTTGAGGCgccgcggcttcctcctcctccctacgtcgatcttcttctagcgattcttccattattcgacgcatttgctcaaatggatctgtgaatggattaaatttgggagaataataattttttgagatgaaggatgtagagtgtttgagtgagaatagagagtttttttatggtggattaatttgtgggaataatttaatatttatagaagtgattgggggctttaaaaaattacaaaaaattaaaaatgtgaaaaaacagctataaacggctagtatatttttgggattttttttattttcgaattCTTCctgaatttataaaaaaacaaaaaaaaaacattttcaacggaaataaacaacgcccactcgcgggccggcgagtgggcttcacggacgaacgggagctcgccacgtggcgagctGGCGCGCGAGCTTCCTCTCCACGGCGAGACAAGGGACGGgttggggacgagacgggagcccgcatcgctgtctcgatccggtctcgtctcggagagacgagataGAGCCCGCATCGAGACGCTATGCGGGTGCTCTAAAATCAACAGTATTTTATCCCATTCTTGACAGTGCAAGCCGGATATTGGGCCGAAAGTGGGCCGCAGTTGTAGCCTCGGTGGTGACATTTGTTGTGTCGGACGTCATGCATGagatcatttttttctatatggACCGTGTGAGGTTTGGATGGGGCTTGCCAACTTTCTTCATTTTCCAAGGAATTTGTGTTGTGATAGAGAGCacaataaagaataaaataaaagctaAATGGAGATTGCCCCAAAGGGTAATTGGGCCTTTAATATATGTATGTAATGTGATTGCATTTATGTGGTTGATCCTGCCAGAGTTGTTGGAGCATAGAGTTGATGATAGAGTTCGTGGGGAATATGTAGCTTTGGCAGAGTATATAAGGATTTGGGCCTACTGGGCTTGTAATGGACCGACCTTATGTAAATATACATGCCCACACATGTGATTATGTGGAAGATAATTCTCAGAGtgcaaattcaaaatattaaataaataaaacaaaatcagtGGTCATTTAGTCAATGAGAAATGTTGCAGAAATTAATGTGAATAATTAGCAATAAATATAGTCAATGAGAAATGTTGTAGAAACGAATGTGAATAATTAATAAAGAAAGGTCTTCGGCTTTCTACTTTTCTTGTCCAGTATTCAGATTCTACAGTACATCCACATTAAACAATAGTCTACAAAATCTTGACAatctattaaaaaaatgtaagattaatatatggagtactataatttgataatttagatctttataacaaaaataaatcatATCACTAGAATATCCATTCAactaattatttagttattcaTTTAATCATATAAAAATGCGGTGTAAAATGAATTTTATACTCCTAACAATTATTCAATTCTTATTAAGGCAAATGTAAAATGAAACTTATTAGTTTACATACTCCAAGTCGATTAATTCGGGTTCTTTTTACAAAACCAAGTTTTATTCACCTAAAAATTAAACCGGTATTGGTTCTGATTTTGATGATAATTAAATTGCAGAAAATTATTATAGATTCATCTAATTTGAATTTAGCCCGGATCATTGTGTacgtattttttttctaaagcACATTTAACATTGTAAGCATCGAAAATCTTATTGTTCGACTTTGAGTAGcaccaaaacaaaataaaattttagaaaacaCCTATATTTCAGATTAAACACTACACAACAATAAAAACTCTTtttgaaaaaagtaaaaaagataagCCCCCCTCTTTATGGGATGGGACCTCTTTTTTGGACTAACAACATGATTGGCTGCACGTTAGGGGCCGTAATATAAAAAAGAATCGAGACCTCAATTATATAAGTAACAAATCTATAAACCACCACCACATTACTTCACACGTTACTCTTAGCCGACACTATTATGAGGCCAAAACTCCAACACTCGTACTTCCTCCATTCTATAACAGTGAAAGCATTATTTTTCGGTATTGAGATTTGTGTTAAgagagttaagtaaatgaaaaataaaatagaaaataaaaaatggtaaaagatgaagaaagaataaagtaccAAAACAAAATAACTCCAACTATGGAACGGAGGTGTACATATTCTCCATGTAaattcacatttcattaaatctTTCCACTCGttttccattacattttttgaattttgaattaggCCAATTAGTGACAACTGACAACTAATAGAACACGGAAGGAGTGCTATACCTTTTGGTCACAAAACCAGTCTGAAATTTTATAAAGTCAGAATCTATTCTTTATTATATCATACAAAAGAAATTTGGTGAAATTATGACTGATATAGTAGCCGATGAATCATCCATGAACATCACAGATTATGAGTTAACTCTATCAACTATTcacaaagaaaagaaataacgTTTTCGATTAAAAAACATAACTAATCTGTTACAAGTAAGTGACCCAATTCTTTCATCatgaaataattaagaaaaaggCCAAAACTTCTTTTTTCAACTGATTTTAAAAATGCGAGACGATCTAAATTTgactaaaatagtaaaatttatattttcgtCAATTAACTCTTTATTCTTTATCCATGACACAATCTATAAAACAATCTTCAAACCAGAAGAATTACAGCCGCGAGTTTAGCTACAAATTAGTTACAAATTAAAGAAACGGACAGTTGAGATCAGCCGGGCTGACCAGCCGCCGAGTCTTCAGAAACTCCACAAACGCTAACGACTCGGTGCAGCCCTTGACATCCGCCCCTGCCCGAAGAAACGGAGGAAAAAACAGCCAAAAACTGCTCCATACCACATACGCCACCGTCGCCGGCCCGGACACCGCTCTGCCCACCCAAAACCTCTCCGGCACCACCCTCTTCACCACGATCTCCGCCGACAGCGACACCCCGTGCAGCAAGAAGAACCCCAGCATCTCGCCCGTGGGCACCACCCTCCCGAAGTTGTACACCACCAGCTCGTGCATGACGCCCGAGACCAGGAAGGTGGCCAGGACCGCGGGGATTGCGGCCCACCTCCAGCCAGTGAGGCGGGCCGCGGCCCGCCTCACTGGCAGGTACACCGTTGGGTGCAGGGTCTTGGGGACCATGAGGTTCCACCGCCTCCCCCAGAAATCCTGCAGCGACGTGGCCAGGTAAGGCTCGTTGAACTGCGGCTCGATCTCGATTCTCGTGAAGGCTCTGGCGACGGATCCAGCGAGGGAGAGGAGGATCTCGAGCATGAAGTAAATATGAATGCAATAGCAGCACCAGATGAGTTTGGGGTGGAGGTGGTGTTTGTAGGTGTAGACTTGGATTAGGAGGGCTAAAATGGTGATTTTGGTGGGAAGGTTGATGTGGGATTGTTGTGGGGAGGGTTTGGTGTAAGGGTGTTGGGGTTTGATTGGGAAGCAGGCTAAGGGGAGGAAGAGGGAGAGGGGGAGGGGTGGGGTGGAGTGGAGGGGGCCGGAGGCGGAGGCGAAGAGGATGAGCTTGAAGCTGGCGAGCCAGGCGATGAAGAAGGAGGTGACGGCGCCGAGGTGGATGGAGGTGAGGTTGAGGGGGAGGAGCCAGAAGAGGGGGGCGATCGGGAGGATGGCGAGGCGGCGGAGGTTGGTGGCGGTTGAGGGGAGGTGTTTGGATACGGCGTGGCAGTAGCAGAGGGATGCGACTACTGTGGTCCATACCAGAATGAAGTTCTTGATTTCTCCTTCCATTGTTTGTGTGGGTGTTGGTGTGGTGGTTGTATTGTATTTATGAGGTTTGATTATGTAGTGTATGGCGACTTACTAGTTACTTATAAAGTATCTAAAGTTCAATTCCATGACTAACCTGcatcatacttaatttcatCGGCCAACTATGATACCCACGTTGTCTACCATTAGGAGTTTAATTTCATCGGCCAACTATTATacatataattacataaataattttttttctttttcaaagaaattttgaaaattaaagaTATACTATAccttattaaaaattatatattggaAAGTAAAGATACGTGTAACTTATAACAATTTGTAAAGTAAATATGTATAGTTAACTTTCCAAAATCAATACTCCCCTTGTAATAAATTAGCCGTTTTATACAAGTAGGGGTATTAAGGTATATTTACAAAAtgcaaattaaattataaatagaatataataaaaaaattactatttcAACCCCATTATGGCATTGCCATTATATCTCTAAAACATTTCTCTTTTCATAATTCACATCTAAAACACTAGCTTGGTTTTGATTGCGTGATTTTCACTTATATTCACAACCTACACCTTGTGATTTCATAGCGAATTTAAACTTGGTTGTGCATTTAATGAGAGGGGCGGAGGAGAAGTAAAATTAATTGGCCAAAAAATGAACAAAGTCAATTAataattttactaaaaataagaaaagttAAAACTTTATAAAAGAGTATGAATTTTAATGCAGAATTAGTAAAGAAAGATACGTAgagaaaaatggttaaaaagtgaataagagaaaaaaatacgTAGAATTAGtgtaattagagcatccacaaccgtgctcttgccagcggcacggttgtgggtccgaccccactttttctgcatgctctctggcaagaacacaacacccacagctgtgctcttccgcaaggacgagcacaattaatttaaaattcaattacacaaaaacatttccataatactaaaattcattaaaaaaccacaataaatattataaattacaaataaaattaaaaagacataattaaaatcctaaaaattaaaaattacataattaaaatcctaaaaattaaaaattacataattaaactcctaaaaataaaaaattacatgattattggctaatattacccgaggaagactacgcatccggcggcaccaaccctaattattttttgagacccaatatcatgtcctcgtgcgtttgaagttgcgtgggggtcatagttgacctatcggccatattgagttcggccaaaagggcccacaacgagttgttagggggtggaggtggaacatagggtgcgggttcgggggcgggggccgatggagtcgcggagcgccgacggtcggccgccgccgccttcttccttccttgcggtcggcgttgggaaccgcttggtccggcgtcggggctacccaagttagctccggcgagttggctagccacttcttcggagccggagtcggatagggataccgaccttgaccgtttggaggagccgctcgaggaggatgttacgcctcccatatacctcgggtggaaccgcgtttcctgccaaacgttgaggtacttgaacgacttaccgttcaaggattggtaggtgctcagcgcggcagtgatgatgtcgacctcgctccggccgctcccagcattccgcgactcctggaggaaatagccattgaacttgccaatttcttcgttggctcggccgatgcagttgcgcaccatactctcgttgcgctcgattgttccccgcggccggtttgcattgtaccggcgagagacgcgccaccaaaagtgatcgccggattggttcgtgccaaccgccgcatcttcggagatttcgaagtacgccttgaacaatttatccatctccgccggagtgtacggtgtgcggacaccggcgcgagtaggaggagtcggagtttgggaaggggcggtcgacctaggctccggtgtccacccgtatcgcccttcggaggcacattggtcgtcgattgggtatggccggtagccacccggaacggccgaatcttgggtgagaggatgggctgaatattccgtttccggactaggaaacggttgtcccCCGAACCATtgggggttccaaccgtgagagggcgggttgtcatcgccttggccggacattgttagggtatgagagaatgaagatggatatgggagaatgaagatgagaatggatattggagaatgaagatgagaattgtgtagtttgatgtgaatttttgggtgtgaaagtgggggtatttatagatgaaagtgtgtatttttggggggaaaaattataaaaaaaataaaaaagtgtaaaaaacggtaataaacggttataatttttttgggaagtgaatttttttttttacttttttatcggtttttttaattaaaaaccgattttaaataaaaaaaataaaatttttttgaaggcatcggctatgccgttgcccaatcccgtgccgccacgtcagctgctcgctggcgcggcgctgctcgatgcatcgagcagcgccgtgccagcggcgcgagcgcaacGGCGGCGGTGCTTCgccttgccagcggcgcggacggcggtggcgaccgtcgccaccgttgcggatgctcttagtggaTTAGGGGATCCATTTCCTGAAATGGAAAGTTTCTAATTTttaccaaaaagaaaagaatttctacttttaaaaaatatagaaagtttttttttttgctaggATATTTTTTGTGCGAAAATGAATAGTTTTATGCATTAACTCAAATATCAACGCATATATTTTTGGCGGAAGAAATAACAGTCAATATGACATTAATAGTTTCTGGTTGGTGGGATTATAATTAATGTTACATGTTGGTTGTTTGCGGTTGAGGTAGGCTTCTATAATTGTAACACTAAAATTTTTTTTGTACTTTAGATTGAGCATCTACGATAGCGGACTAGTCGACGTCCTAGCCATCGGCGTGCGGCTAGGGCACTCAGCTAGTCCGCTATTGCGGTAGGTTAGCCATGTGGACGAAAAACTAACGCCCTAGAGCTAGGCGCGGACTCGCACAGTTAGCcgatttttaagtttttttaaaaattttctaaaatatcatgttcccatttcattttttttctaagttttttttctccaattcatttcgttgttgttgtttttggtgtgttttttcTCGGGAGGGCTAGGACAATGGCTAGACTGTTACTTGGCTAGGGCATGGCTAGGCTGTGGAAAAGACAtgatgatatggcaggaggagATTTTGGCTAAGTTATTGCTAGTCCGtctccattgtggatgctcttgtGTGGGTATAAAGAACAATACCAGCAAGGAAGACTAGGAACAACCATAGGCGAACACAGTAAAGGGCCGAGGAGGGAAGAACTCCAAACGGGCCCTTATTAATAAGTTACTCTTATTTACAGTTTAATAGGGGTTGCAACAATTGTAGCCCATATTTACAGTTTAACAGGGGTTGCTACAAGTTACAATTGTTGTCCAAGGAAACATGACATGTAGTAATTCCGACATTTTCATCTATGTACTTACTCTCTCCATCCgtcattaaattttttatttttctattttgttcgttcatcaataaatgtctcatttctcttttactatttttgtcaGGTGGGCCctgcattccactaactcacttcactcatattttatataaaatcaatatactccctccgtccatgattaaatgtctcatatctgactgacacggattttaaaaaatcgtttgactttataaagtaaagtgggtagaaaaagttagttgaatgtaggacctacttttatatatttggttttataaaaaaatgtgtgtggaataagttagtagaatgtgggacctacttttatatatatggtttataaaaaaatgtgagtggaataagttagtggaatgtatggtccacttactaaatatagtaaaagtgaaatgagacatttattggcggacggacgacaaaggaaaaatgggacatttaatggcggacgggagtataaaagtgagactcacATTTTACTAAATTTTCTACCACTTTCTTGTattacaaagtcaaacaatttcttaaagcTCGAGTAGTAAAAAATAGGAAATCTACTAGTAAACGTAGGGAGTACAAACTAtgagaaattctattttttgaaCAACCACCTAAATCCACATATTTTCACCCTGTCCCAAAGCTACACCCTGAATGCTCCTGAGTGAAAATACTAAGATAATCACGCATTACATCAATGGTAGGGTACGCACGAAAACTCAACTGGTAAAAGCATGTATGAGACGAAGGAAGCCTTGCACAGGATTCAGAAGTCTCGGAGATGCATAGCTGAGAGGCTAAACCACTGAAACCTTCAACTGGTAAGTGTTTGATCGAGGTCCAGAAGAAGAGTAAAATCTTTTTTTGCTCCTCGATCATATCTCCAACAATCTATGGGTTGCGACAAAATACCATAAGATGGATGTGTCAAGAAGAGATTAAACATGGATAGTCAAGCTTGTTCACATGGACTGAGATCGGATGCTAATATTTGTGTGCATATTTGTATTATCACATGTCACATACCTCTTTAACTACTTGCTAATGAATATAAATATTGATAATAAGAGAGGCTTCATAACTATCTTAAAATGAGAATTCGATAATTTATAAATTGAAAGGACAAAACATATCAGTTGGTAAATGGTGTTGCACAAAAATACTACCCGCGTCTCATTTAAGATGTTCacctttattttttagtttgttccacccAAGACGTccattttctatatttgaaaataaacttttctctcattttaccatttccgtccgtcccacaaagtttgtctcaAATGAAATCTTTCAGAAAATAGACCTTAAATACACCACTCAATCTCCTCAATGTgggacccttattccactataaaccttcatttaatacaaaatcaaacaatttcttacaACTCACGGATCAAACTGAAGCAAACTTTGTGGGACAAAGAGAATACATCAATCCATAACATAAGCAATTTTAAGCAGCATAAAGTATGAGTTATACGGTATACCCACTGATGATTGtagtaaaataaaactaaatacagtacgataaaatatactcccacagtccaattaaatatgcaacatttaaaAATCAGCACAGGTTTTTATGTAGCGTTGctatgtgagttaatgaagagggagtaaaataaaagatatgaaaaagtaaagatagaaatatttccattttagaaaacgtttcatttttaatgggacaattcaaaaataaaaacgtttcatttttaatgggacaacgcGAATAAATAACTTTAAAATCACTTTTAACAAAAGATAGGTCAAATATAATCTAATGTAAACATAACAAGAATATAAGTCCTGACCATAATATTCGTATCCaaagaaaacgaaaagaaaaagatCAAAATAAAATCTCCAAAAGCATACTATAACAAGACAAGCATTTTACTTCTCAGTATCTAAAATCTTCTACTGCTGCTGCTCATAAATCTGCATGTAGGCCTCGGAGAGGGCGACCATTTGTGGCAACGTCTCCGACACATGAAGATCCTGCATCTCGTACCTAGTAAACAAGAAGATCGATTAAGGTTAAGGGGATGGATCAAAATGGCTTCTACTAAGAGACCCCAAAAGCCTTCCAAGTAATTACCATAGTTCTTCCGACTTTCGCTGCACAAATACTCTATATGATCCTCCACCCGGTTTACCGTCGTGAACAATATTAGCTATCAAGTCGTACTTTGAACGCAACTTCTCATTATCCCTCGGTACAGGAAGGGGAATGTAATCTTTCAGTTCCAGATTCTTCACAGGGAAATTAACTGCACATAAAAATAATGTCCGGATAAAAAGACAGACGGTCAAATAATAACACGGATTCACAAAGCAGAAGACAAACAAACATGTTGTTGTAGCTAATTTGGTTCAATCACATTTCAGTCAATATATAATTTCCTCAATCCTGGAGCTACGGGATCAATCCCAGAGCTGCACAGGATTCAAACAGGTCACTACCTACATAACATGTGCCCTAATTTGGGTGCACTTGATTTATCCCTCTTACTTTTTGGTCAAATATAGCCTCAGTAAAAGTTATCTTCTCTGTCCTCTTTTGTAATAAACCACCTATTTTTTAACATCTGGGCCGAACCTTAAGCCCTGTTGAAATGAGACAAAGGGAGTAATATCTACTTACCGAGTGTAGGATTTTTCTCGACAAAAAAGTTGTTTCTTGTAAACCGAAGCATGTGGAGAATAAGATACTTTGGCAATTTCGTGACACGATATCTCATCCTTGCTGTGTGAGGCCGAACCACTTCAGTCACAGTTTCGCCATCAAACTTCTTGAGTATGTTGAAAAGTGGAACCTAGACATTCACAAATTAGAGTGTCATAAGACGGTCATGCTGAGTAAAAATGATTTATATGTAGATCAATCCAGAATATGGCCAAATATGAAAGGCTAAAGCCTGGTATAATCCTTATAATCACAAAAGGCTAATCGCAGAAGTATTCAGGCCCTAAAAATTAGTGATCGTTGTGAAGGGAACAGAAAGCAATATCAATAATTGACAATGAAGGAAATATTTCATGTCTACCAATTTTTGAGGATACTGGAAGAATAACAAGATTGAAGAAAATATTGTCCTAGGCTATGCACCCAAAACATGAACAGGTCTCTCCATATCAGAAACATGTAAATTAAATCAACAAGTTTGTCTAGGAACAGCTAGTACAATTCTAAGTTTAAGAATATAAACACACCTGAGGAATAATGTTCTTCTCCATAATGTCCTTAAAAAGTGGAGGTGGTGGCAAGTCCAACCCAAGCATTAGGAATGGCATTTTGCTTGTCTCCATGATGACATTACCCACTTCATTTCCACAATCATCTCCATTATCTTTTTTCTCTCCTATATGCTTGTTGTGGATCTCCTTGACAACCTCCAGCTCACCCTATACACTATTTATTTAGTAAAAGAACAAGAGGAAAAGAACATATACATATGAAAAGGAGAGGGTGGGGGGGAACCTGAAAGCACTGGTGAATGATGCTGCTTCCCTTTTTAGATCTTCTAAGATCTCGATGCAAAGTTTGTAGAAGCCATGAGATAAATCTAACTGGATCTGATTGAGCACCTATTCGGTATGTTTTCCCACTAGCCTTCATAACTGCCTGGAGAAATTCATGCGGACTGACCTGCAAAACTTTCAGCATCAGAATATAAAGGTCAAGAACCAGTAGAGAATAAATGATTATGTTTAAGGTTCAACCTGTCCCTTAAAGTTCCTTGCATGCCAGATCTTTCGAGTGAGCTCTCCAAATCGATGAACGAGTTGGGATTTGCAATGGGAGTAGTTCTCTGGAATAAGAAAGAAGTTCCTCAAGGGAGTAACACGCATCAAAGATTGAATGGTGACATTGACAAAATCAGTCTCTTTGATATTATTCAATCCCACCTACAAACATTTCAAACAGAAAAGATTAACATAATTAGTATGTTTCAGCGAGATGGCTGTAACACCCAAAAAAAGACTCAATCAAAA
Coding sequences within:
- the LOC121773629 gene encoding probable long-chain-alcohol O-fatty-acyltransferase 5, which codes for MEGEIKNFILVWTTVVASLCYCHAVSKHLPSTATNLRRLAILPIAPLFWLLPLNLTSIHLGAVTSFFIAWLASFKLILFASASGPLHSTPPLPLSLFLPLACFPIKPQHPYTKPSPQQSHINLPTKITILALLIQVYTYKHHLHPKLIWCCYCIHIYFMLEILLSLAGSVARAFTRIEIEPQFNEPYLATSLQDFWGRRWNLMVPKTLHPTVYLPVRRAAARLTGWRWAAIPAVLATFLVSGVMHELVVYNFGRVVPTGEMLGFFLLHGVSLSAEIVVKRVVPERFWVGRAVSGPATVAYVVWSSFWLFFPPFLRAGADVKGCTESLAFVEFLKTRRLVSPADLNCPFL
- the LOC121774727 gene encoding U4/U6.U5 tri-snRNP-associated protein 2-like — its product is MKTAREESVNATIEEGEAKRQKLDQSSPQLAFENPLLPLASYEDVEEEVEERRDGGRVRDMNHGKREGQNGHIEDEDDEDDEDTKAGQGRRHRSIEVRRDCPYLDTVNRQVLDFDFEKFCSVSLSNLNVYACLVCGKYFQGRGPKSHAYTHSLEAGHHVYINLCTEKVYCLPDGYEVIDPSLDDIRHVLNPRFTRENVIQIDQNRQWSRALDGSDYLPGMVGLNNIKETDFVNVTIQSLMRVTPLRNFFLIPENYSHCKSQLVHRFGELTRKIWHARNFKGQVSPHEFLQAVMKASGKTYRIGAQSDPVRFISWLLQTLHRDLRRSKKGSSIIHQCFQGELEVVKEIHNKHIGEKKDNGDDCGNEVGNVIMETSKMPFLMLGLDLPPPPLFKDIMEKNIIPQVPLFNILKKFDGETVTEVVRPHTARMRYRVTKLPKYLILHMLRFTRNNFFVEKNPTLVNFPVKNLELKDYIPLPVPRDNEKLRSKYDLIANIVHDGKPGGGSYRVFVQRKSEELWYEMQDLHVSETLPQMVALSEAYMQIYEQQQ